AACTCGACCCTCTGCGCGGTCTCGTGATAGAGCCGCGTCAGGGTTCCCCGGTTGATTCCTGTCTCCCGCACTACGTCACTGATCTTCAGCTTCCGCTCCCCCAGTAGGCGGGACAAATGGCACTTAACCATCCTTCTCTCCTGGAAAAATGATCTCCTGGGGATCATTTTGATCTTGCATTGTTCAAAAAAGACGTTATTTTGATCTGCAGGAGATCATTATGTGGCTTTAGAAGTCCATAAGACTCCTCTGCCGCTCAATCTAGCAGAGAGGACATTGCAATGTCTCAAACCTATCTAACAACCGAAGAGCTTGCCACGCGCATGAAGTACGACGTGCGCACTATCCGTAATCGACTGAAGGATTCGGTGCTGCTCGAAGGCATCCATTACTTCCGCCCCTTCGGTGGTCGTAAGATCCTGTTCATCTGGGAAGCTATCGAAGAGGACATGCAGAAGTACTCCCGTACCTCCGGCCTGGTGCCGATGGCTGGTGGAGGCATCTGTCATGGGTAAGATTCGCGCCCGCTCGGACAATCAGAAGTTGTTCTTCGACTTCACCTATCTGGACAAACGCTGTCGTGAGCAGACGATGCTGCCCGACACGCCGGCCAACCGTAGGAAGCTGGAGAAAATCCTCGAGCGCATCGAGGCCGAAATCACTCTTGGGGTCTTTGATTACGCAACTTACTTCCCGCAGAGCAGCAAGGTGGCGGAGTTCAATCGGCTGCAGGCTGGCTGTGCCCAGTTGAGGACACCGCTGTTCAAGGACTTCGCCGAGCGCTGGTTCGACGAAAAGAGGGTGGAGTGGCGCGACACGCACACAAAGACGGTGCGCCTCACACTCGATAAATACCTGCTACCTGAATTCGGCAAGAAAGAGGTCAGCGCCATCACCAAGGCAGAAATCCTGTCCTTCCGCTCGGCACTCGGCAAAGTTCCCGGGCTGAAGGGACAGGCTCTGTCAGCGACGCGAATCAACCACATCATGACGCCATTGCGCATGATCCTTAGTGAGGCAGCTGACCGGTTCGAGTTTACTTCACCGTACCTCAACATCAAATCGCTGAAGGTCCCCAAGACCGATGTGGAGCCCTTCACTCTGGAAGAGGTGCTGCAGATCCTTGGGGCAGTACGTGAAGACTTCCGCAATTACTACACGGTGCGCTTCTTTACCGGCATGCGCACTGCAGAAATCGATGGCCTGCAGTGGAAATACGTCGATTTCCAACGCCGGCAGATTCTGATCCGCGAAAGCTGGGTCGGCGGCAAGCTCGATTACACGAAGAATGACGGCTCGCAGCGCGAGATCGACATGTCGGGGCCGGTTTACCAGGCCCTGCTCGATCAGCAGCAGAAGACCGGTGTCGGGCAGTTCGTCTTCTGCAGTCGGGAGGAGACGCCATTTGCGTACCGCAATATCAACAACCGGGTCTGGTATCCGTTGCTTCGCCACCTGGGGCTGCGCCGACGGCGCCCCTATCAGACCCGCCATACCGCGGCGACCCTGTGGCTAGCCGCGGGTGAAAACCCGGAATGGATCGCCAGGCAGATGGGACATACGACTACAGAGATGCTGTTCCGAGTCTACTCGCGTTATGTCCCCAACCTGACACGGCGCGACGGCAGTGCCTTCGACAACCTTATTCAAGCCAATCTCAAGGCCTGAGGAGTGGCGCCATGAAATTGATCAAGCGCAGCAACGTCACCTTTCTGCACCCATCGATGGAGGCTCGCGAGCACCAGTACCTGAAGCACTTGGCCTCGGCCATGAGCCACTATCTGGAACACCCTCGTGGAACCGAGTTGGTCTGCATCCTCGGCTCCGGCTTCGAGAAGGACAACCGTCAGGCGCTCGACACCTGGGTTGCCTACCACCGCGACGAGGTCTTCGAAAAGCGCTTGGAGGGCCGCAGTCCGCTGGATTTCCTGATCGAAAAACTGGAAGACCTGATCAACAACTGAACCGACGAAGGGGCCGAAAGGCCCCTTCTACTTACGGGCCTCAAACCGATAGAGGAGATGTGCCCGCTCATGGCCAGTGCTCAATCGCCGGGTGTGAAGCAGCATCCCGTTCGCTCGCGTGGCACGGCTTGGGCACAGAATTGGCACAGCCCAAAAAGCGGCCGAAAAATGGTGCTGAGGGCAGTAGTCACTGCAGTTCGCTGGCTGATGCCGGGCGGGAGCTTGGGAGAGGGCCGATCCATGAACAGAATCGGTCGAGACTTTAAGTGAAAGTCTTTTAAATCAGGGAGATATGGCGCACCAGGCGGGATTCGAACCCACGACCCCCGCCTTCGGAGGGCGGTACTCTATCCAGCTGAGCTACTGGTGCGTAAATTTTGCAGCGGCCTATTTGACCACTAGCTTCCGAGTTCCTCAACCCGATGATCACTGCCTTCGGAGGGCAGTACTCTATCCAGCTGAGCTACGGATGCGTATGCCGCGGCTGGCGCGGCAGGCGGCAATCATACGCATCTCGGGCTTGGGCGTCCAATGGCAGTACGCTCGTTCATGATATCGAACGAAAAGTGCCGCTTGTCGGTAGAGGTTCTCCGAAAAGGCTCTGCAATCTGATAGCCTCGTTGGTTTCGTCCAACAAGCTCTTGCCCTTTGTGGTCGAGGGCCCTAGGATTCGTTTGAGATTTCAAACGCCGTCCAATCACAACAACAGGAGACCGGGGACTTGGCATCACAGCAGCCGGCCGCGTGCCTGCGGGATGACATTTTTCCGATGTGCCAACCGCTTGTCCTAAGTGACTTGTCCCTGTGCGGCTTCCGTCGATCAGCGTACCGGAAGGTTGTAGTGGCGGCGTGCTCCTGGTTTCAATCCGGGAATCCGTGCGTGAGCGATTCGAACCAGACGGGGCAATGACCCCGGCCTGCGTTTTTTCGTGTCCGCGTGCCGAGCGAACTAAGAGCCGTTCGCCCGGCGCTCGCCCAATGATGTGGCGGCCATCGCCTCTGGCGCCGGTGATGGCCGATCAGGGCGAATGAACGGTAGAGACCCGTGGTCTCTCCAATCCAGACAACAAGACGGGCGGGGACTCGAGGTAGACCCGCCGTCCACAGGCTTTCCTCGAAAGGAGACAGGTCATGCAACTCAATGATGCCAAGCTGTTCCGCCAACAGGCTTACATTGACGGTTCCTGGGTCGACGCCGACAGCGGCAAGACCATCAACGTGAACAACCCGGCCACCAACGAGATCATCGGTACCGTGCCGAAGATGGGTGCCGCCGAGACCCGTCGCGCTATCGAAGCCGCCGACAAGGCCTTGCCGGCCTGGCGCGCGCTGACCGCCAAGGAGCGCGCCAACAAGCTGCGCAAGTGGTTCGATCTGATGATCGAGAATCAGGACGACCTGGCTCGCCTGATGACCATCGAGCAGGGCAAGCCGCTGGCCGAAGCCAAGGGCGAGATCGCCTACGCCGCCTCCTTCCTCGAGTGGTTCGGTGAAGAAGCCAAGCGCATCTACGGCGACACCATTCCGGGTCACCAGCCGGACAAGCGCATCATCGTGATCAAGCAGCCGATCGGCGTGACTGCGGCCATCACACCGTGGAACTTCCCGTCGGCGATGATCACCCGTAAAGCCGGCCCGGCCTTGGCCGCTGGCTGCACGATGGTCCTCAAGCCCGCCTCGCAGACCCCGTACTCCGCCCTGGCCCTGGCCGAGCTGGCAGAGCGCGCCGGTATTCCGAAGGGCGTGTTCAGCGTCGTCACCGGCAGCGCCGGCGAAGTCGGCGGCGAGCTGACCAGCAACCCGATCGTGCGCAAGCTGACCTTCACCGGCTCGACCGAAATCGGCCGTCAACTGATGGCCGAATGCGCCAAGGACATCAAGAAAGTGTCCCTGGAACTGGGCGGCAACGCGCCGTTCATCGTGTTCGACGATGCCGACCTGGACGCCGCCGTCGACGGCGCGCTGATCTCCAAGTACCGCAACAACGGCCAGACCTGCGTCTGCGCCAACCGCCTGTATGTGCAGGACGGTGTGTACGATGCCTTCGTCGAGAAGCTGAAGGCCGCCGTGGCCAAGCTGAACATCGGCAACGGCCTGGAGCAGGGCGTCACCACCGGTCCGCTGATCGATTCCAAGGCCGTTGCCAAGGTCGAAGAGCACATCGCCGACGCCGTTTCCAAGGGTGCCAAGGTCCTCACTGGCGGCAAGCCGCACGCCCTGGGTGGCACCTTCTTCGAGCCGACCATCCTGGTCGACGTGCCGAAGAATGCCCTGGTGTCCAAGGACGAAACCTTCGGCCCGCTGGCGCCGGTGTTCCGCTTCAAGGACGAGGCCGAAGTCATCGCCATGTCCAACGACACCGAGTTCGGCCTGGCATCCTACTTCTACGCTCGTGACCTCGCTCGCGTATTCCGCGTGGCCGAGCAGCTGGAATATGGCATGGTGGGCATCAATACCGGCCTGATTTCCAACGAAGTGGCGCCGTTCGGCGGCATCAAGGCTTCCGGCCTGGGCCGCGAAGGTTCGAAGTACGGTATCGAGGACTACCTCGAGATCAAGTACCTCTGCCTCGGCGGTATCTGATTTTTCCGTGGGCGTGCGGGTGGCAGGCAAGAGCTGACAGCAACCTTCGCGCCGGCGTTTTCCGGTGGTAGCACCGGACAACCCGTCTGGCGGGCCGCAAGTTCCACGACAGTCGATCATCGTATGCTGTCGCGAGAGGCTTCTCCCCGCTTCCATCCTTTGATCCGGTCGCCCGATGAGCGGCCACTGAGGAAGCTATGAGCAAAACCAACGAATCCCTGCTGCAACGTCGTCAGGCCGCCGTACCGCGCGGTGTAGGCCAGATCCACCCGGTCGTCGCCGAGCGCGCCGAGAACTCCACCGTGTGGGACGTCGAAGGTCGTGAGTACATCGACTTCGCCGGCGGCATTGCCGTACTGAACACCGGTCACCTGCACCCGAAAGTGATCGCTGCCGTTCAGGAACAACTGACCAAGCTGTCCCACACCTGCTTCCAGGTACTGGCCTACGAGCCCTACATCGAGCTGGCCGAAGAAATCGCCAAGCGCGTTCCGGGCAACTTCCCGAAGAAGACCCTGCTGGTCACCTCCGGTTCCGAAGCCGTTGAGAACGCCGTCAAGATCGCTCGCGCCGCTACTGGCCGCGCTGGCGTGATCGCCTTCACCGGCGCCTACCACGGCCGTACCATGATGACCCTGGGCCTGACCGGCAAGGTCGTTCCGTACTCCGCTGGCATGGGCCTGATGCCGGGCGGCATCTTCCGCGCCCTGGCTCCGTGCGAACTGCACGGCGTGAGCGAAGACGATTCCATCGCCAGCATCGAGCGCATCTTCAAGAACGACGCCCAGCCGCGCGACATCGCC
The Pseudomonas triclosanedens DNA segment above includes these coding regions:
- a CDS encoding helix-turn-helix domain-containing protein, whose amino-acid sequence is MVKCHLSRLLGERKLKISDVVRETGINRGTLTRLYHETAQRVELKDLETICRYLNCQVEDLLEIQNDPEG
- a CDS encoding Arm DNA-binding domain-containing protein; protein product: MGKIRARSDNQKLFFDFTYLDKRCREQTMLPDTPANRRKLEKILERIEAEITLGVFDYATYFPQSSKVAEFNRLQAGCAQLRTPLFKDFAERWFDEKRVEWRDTHTKTVRLTLDKYLLPEFGKKEVSAITKAEILSFRSALGKVPGLKGQALSATRINHIMTPLRMILSEAADRFEFTSPYLNIKSLKVPKTDVEPFTLEEVLQILGAVREDFRNYYTVRFFTGMRTAEIDGLQWKYVDFQRRQILIRESWVGGKLDYTKNDGSQREIDMSGPVYQALLDQQQKTGVGQFVFCSREETPFAYRNINNRVWYPLLRHLGLRRRRPYQTRHTAATLWLAAGENPEWIARQMGHTTTEMLFRVYSRYVPNLTRRDGSAFDNLIQANLKA
- the gabD gene encoding NADP-dependent succinate-semialdehyde dehydrogenase gives rise to the protein MQLNDAKLFRQQAYIDGSWVDADSGKTINVNNPATNEIIGTVPKMGAAETRRAIEAADKALPAWRALTAKERANKLRKWFDLMIENQDDLARLMTIEQGKPLAEAKGEIAYAASFLEWFGEEAKRIYGDTIPGHQPDKRIIVIKQPIGVTAAITPWNFPSAMITRKAGPALAAGCTMVLKPASQTPYSALALAELAERAGIPKGVFSVVTGSAGEVGGELTSNPIVRKLTFTGSTEIGRQLMAECAKDIKKVSLELGGNAPFIVFDDADLDAAVDGALISKYRNNGQTCVCANRLYVQDGVYDAFVEKLKAAVAKLNIGNGLEQGVTTGPLIDSKAVAKVEEHIADAVSKGAKVLTGGKPHALGGTFFEPTILVDVPKNALVSKDETFGPLAPVFRFKDEAEVIAMSNDTEFGLASYFYARDLARVFRVAEQLEYGMVGINTGLISNEVAPFGGIKASGLGREGSKYGIEDYLEIKYLCLGGI